One window of the Shewanella khirikhana genome contains the following:
- a CDS encoding SRPBCC family protein yields the protein MLKKLLIFIVLLIAAPFIAALFIKTDYEVSVSRTIDKPSNEVFDYIKYLKNKDEFSVWAKMDPNMRQSFSGTDGEVGFISAWESDNPDVGKGEQEIIALVPEARIDYALRFIEPFASNDQAYMTTDAIEDGSTLVTWGFVGHMDYPMNILIPLMNIESMILKDLDTGLANLKQRLESRP from the coding sequence ATGCTAAAAAAACTGCTTATTTTCATCGTGCTGCTGATTGCAGCCCCTTTCATCGCCGCCCTGTTTATCAAAACCGACTACGAAGTCAGCGTAAGCCGCACCATAGACAAACCCTCGAATGAGGTGTTTGACTATATCAAGTATCTGAAAAATAAGGATGAATTTAGCGTATGGGCCAAGATGGACCCCAATATGCGCCAGAGTTTTTCCGGCACCGACGGTGAAGTGGGCTTTATCAGCGCCTGGGAGAGCGATAATCCAGACGTGGGCAAGGGGGAGCAGGAAATCATTGCCCTGGTACCCGAGGCACGCATCGATTATGCGCTCAGATTTATCGAGCCTTTTGCCTCAAACGACCAGGCCTATATGACCACGGACGCCATTGAAGATGGCAGTACCCTGGTTACCTGGGGTTTTGTTGGGCACATGGATTATCCGATGAATATCCTTATTCCCTTGATGAACATTGAGTCGATGATTTTAAAGGATCTGGATACCGGGCTTGCCAATCTCAAGCAGAGGCTCGAGTCGCGTCCGTGA